From Theileria annulata chromosome 1, complete sequence, *** SEQUENCING IN PROGRESS ***, one genomic window encodes:
- a CDS encoding SfiI-subtelomeric fragment related protein family member, putative, which yields MKICIISLNLLYYITFLHRFNGAESHPTSSSTSQSTPETAAVDSASTNPPVTDTVTPVTLDISISKDTNQFHYKKDGNIRTYTPKDNHVFNKIVKKDVEIWTAQPEDHGLKTVLMGSGNKPKHLAILLKSGNFVLLHKSGKNKPWNDLTSEKYDLTKLKFLGENDSELTSSDYKVMLDDLLFTYLFNSGVDCRKVKYDSDFVWTYNDDKNFQSLKSLSLDLPTNRFFAKNSSDESKELDFKPKTTPQSGSSSTTDASQTQTQSSPESKTTPQSGRTTPDTDTVGGTGTITTSQSTPTSGTPTTITTPSEGSRGTEQQSANSNGSPTSYDKLLDQNLQNLKKKSTPPETKPLTTTTQPTTPVITD from the coding sequence ATGAAAATATGTATTATATCGTTAAATctattgtattatattacatttttacATCGATTCAATGGTGCAGAATCTCATCCAACTTCGTCAAGCACCAGTCAATCAACACCTGAAACAGCTGCAGTTGATTCTGCATCTACTAATCCTCCTGTAACCGATACTGTAACTCCTGTAACTCTTGATATCAGTATAtctaaggatactaatcAGTTCCATTACAAGAAGGATGGTAATATTAGGACATACACACCTAAGGATAACCATGTATTCAATAAGATTGTGAAGAAAGACGTTGAGATCTGGACTGCTCAACCAGAAGATCACGGACTAAAGACAGTATTGATGGGTTCTGGTAATAAACCAAAACATCTAGCAATATTACTCAAAAGTGGTAACTTTGTACTTCTACATAAGTCAGGTAAGAACAAGCCTTGGAATGATCTCACTTCTGAGAAGTATGATCTTACAAAACTCAAGTTCCTTGGTGAGAATGATTCAGAACTCACTTCCTCTGACTACAAGGTTATGTTAGATGATCTATTATTTACCTACTTATTCAATTCTGGAGTAGACTGCAGAAAGGTAAAGTATGATAGTGATTTTGTTTGGACATACAatgatgataaaaattttcaatcCTTAAAGTCACTTTCACTGGATCTTCCTACAAACAGATTCTTTGCCAAGAACTCCTCAGATGAGTCTAAGGAACTGGATTTTAAACCTAAAACTACTCCTCAATCTGGTAGTTCATCTACAACTGATGCTTCACAAACTCAGACCCAATCATCACCCGAGTCAAAAACGACTCCTCAATCTGGACGTACTACTCCTGATACTGATACTGTAGGTGGGACTGGTACTATTACTACTTCTCAAAGCACTCCAACTAGTGGTACTCCTACTACTATTACTACTCCAAGTGAAGGATCTAGAGGTACTGAACAACAGTCCGCAAACTCAAATGGATCTCCGACATCATACGATAAACTACTTGACCAGAACCTACAGAACCTGAAAAAAAAATCTACTCCTCCAGAAACTAAACCACTCACTACAACAACTCAACCAACAACTCCAGTAATTACTGATTAa
- a CDS encoding Theileria-specific sub-telomeric protein, SVSP family: MDIYLNYKCVIIFILIKCVYCSDKQHTPDDDEEDINFDTVVRELESLVTEDDETAGDTVVSDNLMQHGLGQIISQPYIQPEQPDQDQSSPPTPQDGKYYLIEQQPGKDEKYNLVSITHLEYIPSTTESEDTEQPTQQEQLTVPTPIGYQPQPHEYYHGYGPAVTQTTLTQPQSQYEQQTTETTQQTTQHTELEPETIPVQVESDEDEGDDGEPEEEDGEDKKPPKEPPEPTGPVDGENIKPSESIKNINKLIFMKKCCNGHIVKMDRNDFKILSSNETLTKYSFKANLEQLICNGFIVFQHSPEDKYCKSLISFKYKYKFLFIFGEGYYLIQRYKRRWNVRSEDFSKTLYFYTQSYFGDDIILTPEYYCYNIFDEMIMRCWFKPNAYCTKIIYRNQLVWEKTDDVQGYPIGITISSGRNIRVYFNHYLNIFRRTSRGYKRIFTKKKIDKFQDQ; encoded by the coding sequence atggatatatatttgaattataaatgtgtaattatattcatacttataaaatgtgtatactGCTCAGATAAACAGCACACACCtgatgatgatgaagaagatatTAATTTTGACACAGTTGTAAGGGAATTAGAATCATTAGTAActgaagatgatgaaacAGCTGGTGATACAGTAGTTTCAGATAATCTTATGCAACATGGACTTGGACAGATTATTAGTCAACCATATATACAACCAGAACAACCAGATCAAGATCAATCATCTCCACCTACTCCACAGGatggaaaatattatttaatagaaCAACAACCTGGTAAagatgaaaaatataatctAGTATCAATTACTCATCTTGAATATATACCATCCACAACTGAATCAGAAGATACAGAACAACCTACACAACAAGAACAACTCACTGTACCAACTCCAATAGGATATCAACCTCAACCTCATGAATATTATCATGGATATGGACCAGCAGTTACTCAAACAACACTAACTCAGCCTCAATCACAATATGAGCAACAAACTACTGAAACTACTCAACAAACAACACAACATACAGAATTAGAACCTGAAACTATTCCAGTGCAAGTAGAatcagatgaagatgaaggAGATGATGGAGAACCAGAGGAAGAAGATGGAGAAGATAAAAAACCACCAAAGGAACCTCCTGAACCTACTGGACCTGTAGATGgagaaaatataaaaccatctgaatcaattaaaaatattaataaattaatatttatgaaGAAATGTTGTAATGGTCATATAGTAAAAATGGATCGAAATGatttcaaaatattatctaGCAATGAAACTCTGActaaatattcatttaaagCAAACCTTGAACAACTAATTTGTAACGGTTTTATTGTCTTTCAACATAGTCCTGAAgataaatattgtaaatcattaataagttttaaatataaatataaattcttGTTTATATTTGGTGAAggatattatttaattcaacGTTATAAACGTCGATGGAATGTAAGATCTGaagatttttcaaaaactCTATATTTTTACACACAAAGTTATTTCGGCGATGATATCATATTAACACCGgaatattattgttataatattttcgATGAAATGATAATGAGATGTTGGTTTAAGCCAAATGCGTATTGTACTAAAATCATATATAGAAATCAATTAGTTTGGGAAAAAACTGATGATGTTCAAGGATATCCAATTGGAATTACTATTTCTTCAGGTAGGAATATAAGAGTTTATTTcaatcattatttaaatatatttcgAAGAACTTCCAGAGGATACAAACGAATATTTACCAAAAAAAAGATTGATAAATTTCAGgatcaataa
- a CDS encoding Theileria-specific sub-telomeric protein, SVSP family: MFNYNICRSPMNILLTNNIMDRYFAYTYTLILLLIGYSGCSDKPTDTQGSNSNEDNLPSIGRLSLVDYNDSDEEDNFQVIETSETQEEQTEGITETTETLTEPVKDVETQEDQEQLEPHPQPQPPVYYIVGPQPDPGYYPVYQPPIQPTPYEQYYQPPQQPYQPIYVPYQPEFQQIPYQQYPLPIPIQPPYQQPTPYHPYVPQPTPQYGPYQPTQQYYPEPYQQYQPYPQPYGPEAQATVPQPYPEIQESKIFGPTEDVKKGKICNTIRFMKMDKEGSLLPMIEGLDYKLMWKNANKKKYEFMENFVMLLCDNEVAYFRQSPKRFCRYIIYNMKNGDFTITCDKGMALIFKSDHKWKKVGRSVPDYIKFYSQDSEGYVMLIIEKHYYIQLSPKGSLKYKFKKSVKCSKIIVRDQAVWEKTSNENHPIAVLVTKRTNLLVFFEDYFVLFSKKQGNYTKLFSQKKHEGYND; this comes from the coding sequence atgttcaattataatatttgcAGATCCCCcatgaatatattattaaccaataatattatggaTAGATATTTTGCATACAcatacacattaatattattattaattggatATTCTGGATGTTCTGATAAACCTACTGACACACAAGGTTCTAACTCTAATGAAGATAATCTTCCCTCAATTGGACGATTATCATTAGTAGATTATAATGATTctgatgaagaagataattttCAGGTAATAGAAACTAGTGAAACTCAAGAAGAACAGACCGAAGGAATAACAGAAACTACTGAAACTCTGACTGAACCTGTTAAAGATGTAGAAACACAGGAAGATCAAGAGCAACTTGAACCTCATCCACAACCTCAACCTCcagtatattatatagtagGACCACAACCAGATCCAGGATATTATCCAGTGTATCAACCACCTATACAACCTACACCTTATGaacaatattatcaacCACCACAACAACCTTATCAACCAATATACGTACCATATCAACCTGAGTTTCAGCAAATACCTTATCAACAATATCCTCTACCAATTCCTATACAACCACCTTATCAACAGCCCACTCCTTATCATCCTTATGTGCCACAACCTACACCTCAGTATGGACCTTATCAACCTACTCAACAATATTATCCTGAACCATATCAACAGTATCAACCATATCCACAACCTTATGGACCAGAAGCTCAAGCAACTGTACCACAACCTTATCCTGAAATACAAGaaagtaaaatatttgGACCAACAGAAGATGTTAAGAAGGGGAAAATCTGTAATACAATAAGATTTATGAAGATGGATAAAGAGGGTAGTTTACTTCCCATGATTGAAGGACTAGACTACAAATTGATGTGGAAAAATGCaaataaaaagaaatatgaatttatgGAAAATTTTGTGATGTTACTTTGTGATAATGAAGTTGCTTATTTCAGACAATCTCCCAAAAGATTTTGtagatatataatatataatatgaaaaatGGAGATTTTACTATTACATGTGATAAAGGAATGGCTCTAATCTTTAAATCTGATCATAAATGGAAAAAGGTAGGACGCTCAGTTCCAGAttacattaaattttattctcaAGATTCTGAAGGATATGTAATGTTGATAATTGAAAAACACTATTATATTCAACTCAGTCCAAAGGGttcattaaaatacaaatttaaaaaatctgTAAAGTGtagtaaaataatagttaGAGATCAGGCAGTTTGGGAAAAAACCTCAAATGAAAATCATCCTATAGCAGTTTTAGTCACAAAAAGAACAAATTTGTTGGTGTTTTTCGAAgattattttgttttattcAGTAAAAAACAAGGAAActatacaaaattattcagTCAAAAAAAACATGAAGGTTATAATGATTAA
- a CDS encoding Theileria-specific sub-telomeric protein, SVSP family (1 probable transmembrane helix predicted for TA18950 by TMHMM2.0 at aa 5-22): MNKYFRYTYILLIIILIGFVNSGDNPAGKKGESVGYGYGATPVDTEEDDEINFDLVVRELESLVTEDDHETAGDTVISDNILQHGLGHIICNEYTSQQPPQTPQQPHQGYQLTPTQFPPHPQYHPPYYTGPPSQPAYQGYGPTQPYPPAPYEQYPQPSQQPIEQPIEPQPVPQDQPVIQYYPLPQQPQPISQPPQPEELLDLSKKPILPLRPAQQPQPEEPLDLSKKTTQTTQHIQQPSTDQSEQPTPLQPPQQPYYGPYQPGDQQQDQPLPSQPSNLGPGILGPAPGPLREPSEIIKEYDQLADKLIAAAKDKETKQQPTKEPQQEPSTQHAQEPTGLHPETITVEVGSDEEEEPPKEPPGPPKKPGDGDKPEEGDDDGDDDDEDKYDKKKPFKENKKRCQSIKFYKKDKNGLPVEFNLFDYDIQWNDIFLTIYNFLISPFIIECDGMVVWERTNKNFKPKSMTYNKKHNTFVIRVRCHFLLQKLVNGKWQEYIFDIPKYVNLYREDTEGNIVLMNEFDYDLNLTPRGHFKYNVDGLKCCRIEYRNKGVLWEKTPGDNYPLIICLAERMGVLIYFEGKTQIYGRRKGVFKLLITKKNRRISRLK; encoded by the coding sequence atgaataaatacTTTAGATACACTTACATACTTTTAATAATCATCTTAATTGGATTCGTAAATTCTGGCGATAACCCCGCGGGTAAAAAAGGTGAATCTGTTGGATATGGATATGGTGCTACACCTGTAGATACagaagaagatgatgaaattaattttgatcTAGTTGTAAGGGAATTAGAATCATTAGTAACTGAAGATGATCATGAAACAGCTGGTGATACTGTAATTTCTGATAATATTTTGCAACATGGACTTGGGcatattatttgtaatgAATACACATCACAACAACCACCACAAACTCCTCAACAACCACATCAAGGATACCAACTGACTCCAACACAATTTCCACCTCATCCACAGTATCATCCACCATATTATACTGGACCACCTAGTCAACCAGCTTATCAAGGATATGGACCAACACAACCATATCCACCCGCTCCTTATGAACAGTATCCACAACCCAGTCAACAACCTATAGAACAACCTATAGAACCTCAACCAGTACCACAAGATCAGCCTGTAATACAGTATTATCCTTTACCACAACAACCACAGCCAATATCTCAACCACCTCAACCTGAAGAACTTCttgatttatcaaaaaaaCCAATACTTCCACTACGACCTGCTCAACAACCACAACCTGAAGAACCTCttgatttatcaaaaaaaACAACACAGACTACTCAACATATACAACAACCTTCAACAGATCAATCTGAACAACCTACTCCACTTCAGCCGCCTCAACAACCGTATTATGGTCCTTATCAACCAGGTGATCAACAACAGGATCAACCATTACCTAGTCAACCTTCAAATCTTGGACCTGGTATATTAGGTCCAGCTCCAGGACCATTAAGAGAACCTTcagaaataattaaagaatatgATCAATTAGcagataaattaattgcTGCTGCAAAAGATAAAGAAACAAAACAACAACCTACTAAAGAACCTCAACAGGAACCATCAACACAACATGCTCAAGAACCTACTGGCTTACATCCAGAAACCATTACAGTAGAAGTTGGatcagatgaagaagaagaacCTCCAAAGGAACCTCCTGGACCACCAAAAAAACCTGGAGATGGAGATAAACCTGAAGAAGGAGATGATGATGGagatgatgatgatgaagataaaTATGATAAGAAAAAACCATTTAAGGAAAACAAAAAAAGATGTCAATCAATTaagttttataaaaaagataaaaatgGATTACCAGTAGAATTTAATCTTTTTGACTATGATATTCAATGGAATGATATATTTTTGACCATCTATAATTTTTTGATATCACCTTTTATAATAGAGTGTGACGGTATGGTTGTTTGGGAACGtacaaataaaaattttaaaccGAAATCAATGACGTATAATAAAAAGCATAACACATTTGTTATTAGAGTTAGATGTCATTTTCTTTTACAAAAGTTAGTTAATGGTAAATGGCAAGAgtatatatttgatattcctaaatatgttaatttatatagaGAAGATACGGAAGGTAATATAGTTTTAATGAATGAATTTGATTATGATCTTAATCTTACTCCACGTGgacattttaaatataatgttGATGGTTTGAAATGTTGTAGAATTGAATATAGAAATAAAGGCGTTCTTTGGGAGAAAACCCCTGGTGATAATTACCCTTTGATAATATGTTTGGCAGAACGAATGGGagttttaatatattttgaaGGTAAGACACAAATATATGGAAGAAGAAAAGgtgtatttaaattattaataactaaaaaaaATAGAAGAATCTCACGcttaaaataa
- a CDS encoding SfiI-subtelomeric fragment related protein family member, putative (Signal peptide predicted for TA18880 by SignalP 2.0 HMM (Signal peptide probability 0.662, signal anchor probability 0.001) with cleavage site probability 0.342 between residues 25 and 26), producing the protein MKICIISLSLLYYITFINQWNFVESHPTSSSNDSTTTETAPETNPTPISPESTKSTNVLSSSYHAGTSIIPSESSISTEIKNTQSTNEFDYSRDDDFHKYTPKSGHVFSKVSMGTDVLWESKDDLYGIEVMFIEGVRYLAILLNDNTFILFLQLAGQWKDITDTKCDVSKLRFFGENDTELKSSDYKVFIFRFFFTFTFNTGVKCQKIKHGNEFVWKHDDDPNYKSIKSFSLGLGSNKFFIKNQSDQTKELDTIQSTSPTKTQVQSPTPETTPVTSGESETQTKPTTTVTPE; encoded by the coding sequence ATGAAAATATGTATTATATCGCTAAGTctattgtattatattacattcaTAAATCAATGGAATTTTGTAGAATCTCATCCAACTTCGTCAAGTAATGATTCTACAACCACTGAAACAGCTCCTGAAACTAATCCTACTCCAATATCACCTGAATCAACTAAGAGTACAAATGttttatcatcttcttATCATGCTGGTACATCTATAATTCCTTCCGAGTCAAGTATATCCACTGAGATCAAGAATACTCAGAGTACTAATGAGTTCGACTACTCCAGGGATGATGATTTCCATAAATACACTCCTAAGTCTGGCCATGTATTCAGTAAGGTATCAATGGGAACTGATGTACTTTGGGAGTCCAAGGATGATCTATATGGTATTGAAGTAATGTTTATTGAAGGTGTTAGATATCTAGCTATACTACTGAATGATAATACATTCATATTGTTCCTTCAGTTGGCTGGTCAATGGAAAGATATAACCGATACAAAGTGCGATGTTTCTAAACTTAGGTTCTTTGGAGAGAATGATACTGAGCTCAAGTCCTCTGACTACAAGGTTTTTATTTTCCGTTTCTTTTTTACCTTCACGTTCAATACTGGTGTCAAATGTCAGAAGATCAAGCATGGTAATGAATTTGTTTGGAAACACGATGACGATCCTAACTACAAATCAATAAAGTCATTTTCACTGGGTTTAGgttcaaataaatttttcatCAAGAACCAGTCTGATCAGACTAAGGAACTGGATACTATACAGTCGACTAGTCCTACCAAAACTCAAGTTCAGTCACCTACTCCAGAAACTACTCCCGTAACGTCTGGTGAATCTGAAACTCAAACTAAACCAACAACTACAGTAACTCCTGAATAA
- a CDS encoding Theileria-specific sub-telomeric protein, SVSP family (Signal peptide predicted for TA18885 by SignalP 2.0 HMM (Signal peptide probability 0.922, signal anchor probability 0.019) with cleavage site probability 0.757 between residues 21 and 22), protein MYICFAYTYTLILLLIGYSECSDKPSNTQGSNSNEDNLPSIGRLSLVDYNDSDEEDNFQVIETSHETTQETGPEEVTEEITETTETLTEPVKDVETQTDQEQLEPHPQPPPLVYCLVGPQYEYPGYHSTYYQPSQQQQTQPQFSQGYYGPPQEPQQQPTPQYYQQYYQKYYQQPPTQGTGYYGPQYQHQPTQQGPYQPLPGPHQPPAQPGYPIGYQPVPQQPTHQPQPPSQSVIQYYPHPVQPYQPVPPPHQPITQPPQGFQPIPQQLLHYGPYQLPQLPQYQPVQHYYPLPQSQPPQPIQPQQPQPGYQHAPSIPITGPTPPQPQILQPQYYQQPIQFTGPSQPTTQHTQPTIQHSGLQPETIPVEVGSDEEEEPTEPTGPPKGPGEDMEPFKRTLCKEIELFKKDSQGMLVKMTENDYKKIYEDIYKAKYDLYENLELLLYCGETAFEHRPGNEYFLSFIHNKIAGMIIFRRQNGFFIAKKRKGRWIVNGRKNPDYVKLYTNDSYGNDVLLTSEEYYLSFTSSESFKFTFKDGVRCTKIVVFDLTWVKKPEEEFPLSCSITHRRSIILFFKNYFYAYRKLNGEYKTYYKHTQIQ, encoded by the coding sequence atgtatatatgTTTTGCATACAcatacacattaatattattattaattggatATTCTGAATGTTCTGATAAACCTAGTAACACACAGGGTTCTAACTCTAATGAAGATAATCTTCCCTCAATTGGACGATTATCATTAGTAGATTATAATGATTctgatgaagaagataattttcaaGTAATAGAAACTTCTCATGAAACTACTCAAGAAACTGGACCAGAAGAGGTAACTGAAGAAATAACAGAAACTACTGAAACTCTGACTGAACCTGTTAAAGATGTAGAAACACAAACAGATCAAGAGCAACTTGAACCTCATCCACAACCTCCACCTCTAGTATATTGTTTAGTAGGACCTCAATATGAGTATCCAGGATATCATTCTACATACTATCAGCCTAGTCAACAACAACAAACTCAACCTCAATTTTCACAGGGTTATTATGGACCTCCACAAGAACCTCAGCAACAGCCTACTCCTCAGTATTATCAACAGTATTATCAAAAGTATTATCAACAACCACCAACTCAAGGTACAGGTTATTATGGACCACAATATCAACATCAGCCTACTCAACAAGGTCCTTATCAGCCATTACCTGGACCACATCAACCTCCAGCTCAACCTGGATATCCAATAGGTTATCAACCAGTACCTCAGCAACCAACACATCAACCACAGCCTCCTAGTCAATCTGTAATACAGTATTATCCTCATCCAGTACAACCGTATCAACCTGTACCTCCACCTCATCAACCAATAACACAACCACCACAAGGATTTCAACCTATACCACAACAACTACTACATTATGGACCATATCAACTACCTCAGTTACCTCAATATCAACCAGTACAACACTATTATCCTCTACCTCAATCTCAACCACCACAGCCTATACAACCTCAACAACCACAGCCAGGATATCAACATGCACCATCCATACCAATAACTGGACCTACTCCTCCACAGCCTCAAATTCTGCAACCacaatattatcaacaaCCCATACAATTTACTGGACCTAGTCAACCTACTACTCAACACACACAACCAACTATTCAACACTCTGGGTTACAGCCAGAAACTATTCCAGTAGAAGTTGGatcagatgaagaagaagaacCTACAGAACCTACTGGACCACCAAAAGGACCTGGAGAAGATATGGAACCATTTAAAAGAACTTTATGTAAAGAAATTGAACTATTTAAAAAAGATTCTCAAGGGATGTTGGTTAAAATGACAGAAAATGattacaaaaaaatatatgaagATATATACAAGGCAAAATATGATCTTTATGAAAATCTTGAGCTGCTGTTATATTGTGGTGAAACTGCATTTGAACATAGACCTGgaaatgaatattttttgTCATTTATCCATAATAAGATTGCTGGTATGATTATCTTTCGACGCCAAAATGGATTTTTTATAGCTAAGAAACGTAAAGGACGCTGGATTGTAAATGGACGCAAAAATCCAGATTATGTTAAACTCTATACTAATGATTCATATGGTAATGATGTGTTACTGACTAGTGAAGAATATTATCTTAGTTTTACATCATCAGaatcttttaaattcaCATTTAAAGATGGTGTAAGGTGTACTAAAATTGTTGTTTTTGATTTAACTTGGGTAAAAAAACCTGAAGAAGAATTTCCTTTATCATGTAGTATTACACATCGTAgatcaataattttattttttaaaaattatttctatGCATATCGGAAACTTAATGGAGAATATAAAACCTATTACAAACATACTCAAATCCAGTAA